The following are encoded together in the Drosophila ananassae strain 14024-0371.13 unplaced genomic scaffold, ASM1763931v2 tig00000115, whole genome shotgun sequence genome:
- the LOC26514690 gene encoding WD repeat-containing protein on Y chromosome-like → MPTWILAVQALSDVSIVCTSSTERELRFHETIASTFTLRMVIRSLPHAVYCMSYAFYNNGKVHSKLILGDYAGNVRILSYSPHLRGPFQAKPGAALIEVVWSDVLKGKIPQFVPKEYISLHNEMISCVYFSLHMNALFASAEYRNTKKYRGRCPGMIMVTYDERSNFRIPLGVSTFFVAESHNIVVTGGPDTFVRIWDVYIPTEPSAILTGHNGGIVLVFVQPEENKVYSVDYQKIIKVWDLQEHTLLQTYGDLVRLIHHSETDLTYYYHSHLRELVVAGRKLISIKCCPRVRVDLTDGNTHAAPVSVVLYNRLFRNIVTCGLDSYIIVWDPWTGRRKIIMKSCHTKMIYGEIIDIEITAACFDPLEQFLLTGARDGSLKIWNYNNAVVVRNMSIMPDQEVTSVIWVVDR, encoded by the coding sequence ATGCCAACTTGGATTCTTGCCGTACAAGCACTATCTGATGTTAGTATAGTATGCACATCTTCCACCGAGCGGGAACTGAGATTTCATGAAACTATTGCTTCGACATTTACTCTTCGCATGGTAATCCGTAGTTTACCCCATGCCGTTTATTGCATGAGTTATGCTTTTTACAATAATGGCAAAGTTCATTCGAAGCTAATATTAGGAGACTATGCTGGTAATGTAAGGATTCTCTCTTACTCCCCACATTTGCGGGGGCCTTTTCAGGCAAAGCCCGGAGCAGCCTTGATTGAAGTAGTTTGGTCTGATGTTCTGAAAGGAAAAATTCCACAATTCGTCCCTAAGGAGTATATAAGCTTGCATAATGAAATGATTTCAtgtgtatatttttctttgcATATGAACGCACTGTTTGCTTCTGCAGAATATAGAAACACAAAGAAGTATAGAGGACGTTGCCCAGGTATGATTATGGTTACGTATGATGAGCGCAGTAATTTTCGAATTCCACTTGGTGTTTCTACATTTTTTGTAGCAGAAAGCCATAATATTGTTGTCACTGGAGGGCCAGATACCTTTGTTAGAATTTGGGACGTATACATTCCAACTGAACCGTCTGCAATTCTAACAGGTCATAATGGAGGAATAGTTTTAGTCTTTGTCCAGCCTGAAGAAAACAAAGTTTACAGTGTCGACTATCAAAAGATAATAAAAGTATGGGACCTTCAAGAGCATACATTACTTCAAACTTACGGTGATTTAGTTCGACTCATTCATCACAGTGAAACAGACCTTACATACTACTATCATTCTCATCTTCGTGAGCTGGTTGTAGCTGGTCGTAAGCTTATTTCTATTAAGTGTTGTCCCCGCGTTCGCGTAGACCTTACCGATGGCAATACTCATGCCGCACCGGTTTCCGTTGTTTTATACAATCGCTTGTTTCGAAATATAGTTACTTGTGGATTAGATAGTTATATTATAGTATGGGATCCTTGGACAGGTCGacgaaaaataattatgaaaagtTGCCACACCAAAATGATTTATGGTGAAATTATAGATATTGAGATTACTGCTGCTTGTTTCGATCCACTTGAACAGTTTTTGCTTACCGGTGCACGCGATGGTTCTTTGAAGATTTGGAACTACAATAACGCCGTAGTGGTTCGCAACATGAGTATAATGCCGGACCAAGAAGTTACTTCAGTTATCTGGGTCGTGGACAGGTAA